A genomic region of Cyprinus carpio isolate SPL01 chromosome B13, ASM1834038v1, whole genome shotgun sequence contains the following coding sequences:
- the LOC122139330 gene encoding uncharacterized protein LOC122139330 yields MFGRTAPPQPLPPLPPQTLLSQPAQCNQQQRGPEEPSQVYRPTWRGGRHGPETIPCSAAQVHILSLLEHIKQQQDQLVAKVNHLSSRVLNTSTPQEPECPECIQLPIESLEAVDELEAFLKDAANAAAKQRMISSLATIGGQDVKRVAWNILSRMFTEEVAKTISGKGANGKRAFSHMSSKTLLYRAVRANGLCRTAIDTDIQRYAIRWFNLAADRGAVRRRLTNRLTRLEADD; encoded by the exons A tgtTTGGCAGAACTGCCCCTCCCCAACCACTACCACCACTACCACCACAAACACTCCTCTCTCAACCTGCACAATGCAACCAGCAACAACGGGGGCCAGAGGAGCCAAGCCAGGTCTACAGACCTACCTGGAGAGGTGGGAGACATGGCCCAGAAACCATTCCCTGCTCTG CTGCTCAGGTCCACATTTTAAGCCTGCTGGAGCACATTAAGCAGCAGCAGGACCAGCTGGTGGCCAAGGTCAATCACCTGAGCAGCAGGGTGCTCAACACCTCAACACCTCAAGAGCCAGAGTGTCCTGAATGCATTCAGCTGCCCATCGAATCACTGGAAGCGGTGGATGAGCTTGAAGCATTCCTGAAAGACGCTGCCAATGCAGCAGCCAAACAAAGAATG ATTTCTTCTTTGGCCACGATTGGTGGCCAAGATGTGAAGAGAGTGGCGTGGAACATCCTCTCTCGGATGTTCACTGAAGAAGTGGCCAAGACCATAAGCGGGAAGGGGGCAAACGGCAAGAGGGCATTCAGTCACATGTCGTCAAAGACACTGCTGTACC GTGCTGTACGTGCAAATGGTTTGTGTCGCACAGCCATAGACACAGACATTCAACGATATGCCATAAGATGGTTTAACTTGGCTGCAGACCGTGGTGCGGTGAGGAGGCGCCTGACCAACCGTCTAACCAGGCTTGAGGCCGATGATTAG